One genomic segment of Candidatus Bathyarchaeota archaeon includes these proteins:
- a CDS encoding DUF1464 family protein: MVRTIGIDSGTKTMDIYGFDDQDGSTIIDLAIPRDEITKSAQLVVEKLREVESRVGKIDAIVGPSGYGMQLKRAQDATNKEIAQATFVTDADVKRRLRIIGLRELMLLLRDAKDLNTYFTQGVIHLKTVPQYRKANKIDMGTSDKILSVVLAAKDQAERLNIPYTDTSFVLVEVGFGYTSAMAVKDGQIVDAMAGTAGFPSFLGSGFFDSEVAYVLANVLDDFSKQMLFAGGVSSFAKVDPTKPLDDFINNAQTNSQSNAGYKMMLESVVKDVSSLLPSVMPREIILSGRFIRIPQFLSDLTRCFTEFFEQTGVKAGVTVLKSNAKVTKQAAEGAAVFANGLAGGKYAPLVEAMRLRESEGTVFSNLYFGEQVANGLKMFGKL; this comes from the coding sequence TTGGTTCGCACCATAGGGATTGATTCCGGAACAAAAACGATGGACATTTACGGATTCGATGACCAAGATGGCAGCACCATAATTGATCTTGCTATTCCCAGAGATGAAATAACAAAAAGCGCTCAACTCGTCGTAGAAAAACTACGAGAAGTAGAAAGCCGTGTAGGCAAAATAGATGCCATCGTCGGACCTTCTGGATATGGCATGCAACTAAAACGGGCACAAGACGCAACCAATAAGGAAATTGCTCAGGCAACCTTTGTAACGGATGCTGACGTGAAACGACGACTACGAATTATTGGCTTACGTGAGCTTATGTTGTTGCTTCGTGATGCCAAGGATTTGAATACTTACTTTACGCAGGGTGTAATCCATCTGAAAACTGTGCCTCAGTACCGAAAAGCCAATAAAATCGATATGGGCACATCGGACAAGATTTTAAGTGTGGTTTTAGCCGCTAAAGACCAAGCGGAAAGACTAAACATTCCATACACTGATACGTCGTTTGTTCTGGTCGAGGTAGGTTTTGGGTACACATCCGCAATGGCGGTTAAGGATGGGCAAATCGTAGACGCAATGGCTGGCACCGCAGGATTCCCATCGTTTCTTGGAAGCGGCTTTTTTGATTCAGAAGTAGCCTACGTTTTAGCCAACGTACTTGACGACTTCTCAAAGCAAATGCTGTTTGCAGGTGGTGTGTCTTCATTTGCCAAAGTTGACCCAACCAAACCACTGGACGACTTCATCAACAACGCGCAGACAAACTCGCAGAGCAATGCTGGCTATAAGATGATGCTGGAGTCAGTGGTGAAAGATGTCTCCTCTCTGTTGCCCTCCGTTATGCCAAGGGAAATAATTCTCAGCGGCAGATTCATCAGAATACCACAGTTCCTATCAGACTTAACCAGGTGCTTCACGGAATTTTTTGAGCAAACAGGCGTAAAAGCTGGTGTCACAGTTCTTAAGAGCAACGCAAAAGTCACTAAGCAAGCTGCTGAGGGCGCTGCAGTGTTTGCCAACGGGTTAGCAGGCGGAAAATACGCGCCTCTGGTTGAAGCTATGCGATTGCGTGAAAGCGAAGGCACAGTTTTCAGCAACCTTTACTTTGGAGAGCAGGTTGCCAACGGGCTAAAAATGTTCGGAAAACTGTAA
- a CDS encoding GHMP kinase, translating to MQEAIKVTVKAPAHLHTGNFDMTGDLGRLYGTVGFAVDRMLEVEVGKCKGVKSDDKDAIIFAKRFVEAYNLEGAEVTVKKSIPKFVGMGYHTTLALSIGAALAKIYGLNLTTEQIALTMQRGAITSIGVHAFKVGGFIVEGGFRVDQREKMIPPMIFQQPVPDNWQFVIAIANVPQEKIIKMREDEDNILRNLHLMPKETSDMLSRIVLVKIMPAIIEKDLKSFGEGLTAFNSELGKFWNQYQCGRTYCHPVVEDAVKIMLKRSTCACQTSWGPTIYGIVDSASTAETLHQELQDYLDKNGGGEVFVTKACNTGAIIGGK from the coding sequence ATGCAAGAAGCTATCAAAGTTACAGTAAAAGCGCCTGCACACTTGCACACAGGCAATTTTGACATGACCGGAGATTTAGGCAGACTTTATGGAACAGTTGGTTTTGCCGTTGACAGAATGCTTGAGGTTGAAGTTGGTAAATGCAAAGGCGTAAAATCTGACGACAAAGACGCCATAATTTTCGCAAAACGTTTTGTTGAAGCTTACAATTTGGAAGGCGCCGAGGTCACCGTAAAAAAGAGCATCCCCAAATTCGTGGGAATGGGCTACCACACTACCCTGGCGCTCTCAATCGGGGCTGCTCTGGCAAAAATTTACGGATTAAACTTAACCACTGAACAAATCGCATTAACCATGCAAAGAGGCGCAATAACAAGCATTGGCGTACATGCCTTTAAGGTCGGCGGCTTTATTGTTGAAGGCGGTTTTCGCGTGGATCAACGGGAAAAAATGATTCCCCCCATGATTTTCCAGCAGCCTGTTCCTGATAACTGGCAATTTGTTATAGCCATAGCTAATGTGCCGCAGGAAAAAATCATCAAAATGCGAGAGGACGAGGACAATATCCTTAGAAACCTGCATTTGATGCCAAAAGAAACCTCTGATATGCTATCAAGAATAGTTCTTGTAAAAATCATGCCCGCAATTATTGAAAAAGACCTCAAATCCTTCGGTGAAGGTTTAACAGCGTTTAACTCGGAACTCGGTAAATTCTGGAACCAGTATCAATGCGGCAGAACCTACTGTCACCCAGTTGTTGAGGACGCAGTAAAAATCATGCTTAAAAGAAGCACCTGCGCCTGCCAAACCTCTTGGGGACCAACCATATACGGCATAGTTGACAGTGCAAGCACAGCAGAAACACTGCACCAAGAACTCCAAGATTACCTGGATAAAAACGGCGGCGGAGAAGTCTTCGTCACCAAAGCCTGCAACACTGGAGCCATAATCGGGGGCAAGTAA
- the folK gene encoding 2-amino-4-hydroxy-6-hydroxymethyldihydropteridine diphosphokinase, which produces MTEAYIALGSNIGDRKVNIKKALQFLTEKLKILQVSALYENKPMYIENQGMFLNGVVKVETDLAPQKLLRFFKDIEQRMGRVCVERNGPRIIDLDILFYGQQVIDEDGLKVPHPKIEERDFVLVPLTEIAPNLMHPIHKKTISKLLSELKYNPSEISVNVKADDLMGELL; this is translated from the coding sequence ATGACTGAGGCATACATTGCCTTAGGTTCTAACATTGGAGACCGCAAAGTAAACATCAAAAAAGCCCTCCAATTTCTGACTGAAAAATTAAAAATTCTCCAAGTCTCAGCACTTTACGAAAACAAACCCATGTACATCGAAAATCAGGGAATGTTCCTAAACGGCGTCGTCAAAGTTGAAACAGATTTAGCGCCCCAAAAGCTTTTGCGATTTTTTAAAGATATCGAGCAGAGGATGGGTCGGGTTTGTGTTGAACGAAATGGTCCCCGAATCATTGATTTAGACATCCTATTCTACGGGCAGCAGGTTATAGATGAAGATGGTTTAAAGGTTCCTCATCCTAAAATTGAGGAAAGAGATTTCGTTCTTGTTCCCTTAACAGAAATTGCCCCAAACCTGATGCATCCAATTCACAAAAAAACGATTTCAAAGCTGCTTTCCGAATTAAAGTATAACCCATCAGAAATCAGCGTAAACGTCAAAGCAGACGATTTAATGGGAGAACTACTCTGA
- a CDS encoding dihydroneopterin aldolase, protein MDKIFVKNLVLPCKVGVTEDERSNIQNVILDIEVFCDLRQAGATDDFLKGIDYEKIVEIATTTVTKGEFVLLERLVEKVASQVLENLAVSGISVAVKKEKYSVAPIIGIELHRGRHD, encoded by the coding sequence ATGGATAAAATTTTTGTCAAAAATCTGGTGTTGCCCTGCAAAGTCGGTGTAACCGAGGATGAGCGTTCAAATATTCAAAATGTTATTTTGGACATTGAAGTTTTCTGTGACTTAAGGCAAGCTGGCGCTACTGATGACTTTCTCAAAGGAATTGACTATGAAAAAATTGTGGAAATTGCAACTACCACGGTGACAAAGGGCGAATTTGTATTGCTTGAGCGTCTTGTTGAGAAAGTTGCCTCACAGGTTTTGGAGAATTTGGCTGTTTCTGGTATAAGTGTGGCAGTTAAGAAGGAAAAGTACTCTGTTGCGCCGATTATTGGAATTGAACTGCACAGGGGTCGCCATGACTGA
- the queD gene encoding 6-carboxytetrahydropterin synthase QueD: MFRLRVESEFDAAHKIEGYPGKCANLHGHTYRVEAFFLSEKLDSIGVSADLRTLKEELLKITEQFDHTCLNDCKELKNPTTENLSRYIYEKIKTDLPKETTVEKVRVWETPKTWCEYFETKSKE; the protein is encoded by the coding sequence ATGTTTAGGTTAAGAGTTGAATCCGAATTCGATGCAGCACACAAAATCGAAGGGTATCCTGGTAAATGCGCCAATTTACATGGACACACCTACCGTGTTGAAGCTTTTTTCCTCTCAGAAAAACTTGATTCAATCGGCGTCTCCGCTGACCTGCGCACTCTAAAAGAGGAACTGCTTAAAATAACCGAACAGTTTGACCACACATGCCTAAACGACTGTAAAGAATTAAAAAACCCAACAACCGAAAACCTCTCCCGCTACATCTACGAAAAAATCAAAACTGACCTCCCAAAAGAAACTACGGTGGAGAAGGTTAGAGTTTGGGAAACACCAAAAACCTGGTGCGAATACTTCGAAACAAAAAGCAAGGAATAG
- a CDS encoding GTP cyclohydrolase I FolE2 — MKDVQNEKPENEIELNKVGVQGLRKYVVVKSPTQNYHTIVTINSYIKLSSNLRGVHMSRFAESIEDIPKETTSIENLAKKISQSALERHHFDCCTKVFCEVPFERTRPNGEKETGIAKMFARYSTLSKIKLIGVSVNGARACPCSKEMCNGLTHNQRGNLRVELDVTKDGVEISDIIRICNESFSSQAFSILKRPEEKWLVEQMHENARFVEDVVRKCVKSLREKYSERNCVVKCSSYESIHDHNAYSEWRGML; from the coding sequence TTGAAAGATGTTCAAAACGAGAAACCAGAAAACGAAATAGAACTAAACAAAGTAGGAGTTCAAGGACTAAGAAAATATGTTGTGGTAAAAAGCCCAACACAAAACTATCATACAATCGTCACTATCAACAGTTACATTAAACTGTCCTCCAACCTGCGAGGCGTACACATGAGCAGGTTTGCAGAATCAATAGAAGACATCCCCAAGGAAACCACCTCAATCGAAAACCTTGCCAAAAAAATCTCACAAAGCGCCCTTGAAAGACACCATTTTGACTGCTGTACAAAAGTTTTCTGCGAAGTACCCTTTGAAAGAACAAGACCAAATGGTGAAAAAGAAACTGGCATAGCTAAAATGTTTGCTAGATACTCAACTCTTTCAAAAATCAAACTTATCGGTGTTTCTGTTAATGGTGCACGTGCCTGTCCTTGTTCAAAAGAAATGTGCAATGGATTGACGCATAATCAGCGGGGCAATTTGCGTGTTGAACTTGATGTCACAAAAGACGGCGTTGAAATATCAGACATAATTAGGATTTGCAATGAAAGTTTTAGTTCGCAGGCTTTCTCAATTTTGAAGCGTCCTGAAGAAAAGTGGCTTGTTGAGCAAATGCATGAAAATGCACGATTTGTTGAAGATGTTGTAAGAAAATGCGTTAAGTCTCTTCGAGAAAAATACTCGGAAAGAAACTGTGTCGTCAAATGCTCAAGTTATGAGTCTATTCACGACCATAACGCCTATTCAGAATGGCGCGGTATGCTCTAA